CTCATGCCGAAGACATCGCCGCCGCCGGGCTGAAAGCCACCAAAACCGGCATCAAATTTCCCGTGAACAAACCCATCCCTGACGACCTCGTCGAACAGCTCGCCCTAACCTCGCGGAAGGACGTTGGGCTGTAACGCTGTGGACGATCCCTTAGCAAGGCGGGGGCAGCAAGGCCTTACCTGGCGCTTTTCGCCGGGTTGCGACCGGCGTCGCGGCTTGAGGAGGTGTTAGCCCGGCGACCGATGAGGAACCAAAGAAGCGAACCGATCACGGGGAAGACAAACACCACGAGTACCCAAAGCGCCTGTGCGAGGCCGGTGAGATGGTGAGAGCACGCAATACCGATGACAGCCGCTACAAAGAGGAGCAGTGCAAGCACGCCAATCCCTACAA
This genomic interval from Arthrobacter sp. zg-Y820 contains the following:
- a CDS encoding PLDc N-terminal domain-containing protein, whose amino-acid sequence is MLVWTAAEGANPIVPTQWEFTVVGIGVLALLLFVAAVIGIACSHHLTGLAQALWVLVVFVFPVIGSLLWFLIGRRANTSSSRDAGRNPAKSAR